Proteins encoded together in one Accipiter gentilis chromosome 16, bAccGen1.1, whole genome shotgun sequence window:
- the NEIL2 gene encoding endonuclease 8-like 2, with amino-acid sequence MPEGPSVRKFQLLTSPFVGQVVVKVGGSSRKINVNDLNALKLQDSQVHGKKLYLAFVAAEGPLGPTAEETVLQTEAASGASSPAQGGQEQVCAPQIHPQDKDLQELQHSRSAVPDTAEGPGNWLRFHFGLFGSVRANEFSRANKANKRGDWKDPIPRLVLHFESGGFLVFYNCRMYWCSSPRTDPASDILSVEFHRGRALDALRAPDPICYTLLDQRYFSGLGNIIKNEILYLAKINPLTQGSLLALSDLEHLLDCAIQFSSDWLHSKLRGKRLHPQIYQKEQCPLGHAVMKGTLGPSGGFKRLTWWCPQCQPAVLSGDGDPSPVTE; translated from the exons ATGCCAGAGGGCCCATCGGTAAGAAAGTTCCAGCTGCTGACCTCCCCTTTTGTAGGACAAGTGGtggtcaaggtggggggaagcagCCGGAAGATCAATGTAAATGACCTGAATGCCCTGAAGCTCCAGGACTCACAG gttcATGGGAAGAAATTGTACCTGGCATTTGTGGCAGCTGAAGGTCCCTTAGGACCAACTGCAGAAGAGACAGTGCTGCAAACAGAGGCGGCTAGTGGGGCAAGTTCTCCTGCCCAGGGAGGGCAAGAACAAGTTTGTGCTCCACAGATACATCCCCAGGATAAGGACCTGCAGGAACTCCAGCACTCAAGATCTGCAGTCCCAGATACAGCAGAGGGTCCAGGCAATTGGCTGCGCTTCCACTTTGGCTTGTTTGGCAGCGTTCGGGCAAATGAGTTCTCAAGAGCAAACAAAGCCAATAAGAGGGGGGACTGGAAGGACCCTATACCCAG GCTGGTTCTGCACTTTGAGAGTGGAGGCTTCCTTGTTTTCTACAACTGCCGAATGTACTGGTGCTCTTCTCCAAGGACTGATCCTGCTTCTGACATCCTGTCTGTGGAGTTCCACCGTGGCCGGGCGCTGGATGCCCTCCGTGCACCTGATCCCATCTGCTACACCCTCTTAGACCAAAGATATTTTTCAGGGCTGG GGAACATCATTAAGAATGAGATCTTGTACCTGGCCAAGATCAATCCGTTAACACAAGGCTCTCTCTTGGCTCTCTCGGATCTGGAGCATCTGCTTGACTGTGCCATTCAGTTCAGCTCTGACTGGCTGCACAGCAAGCTGCGTGGCAAAAGGCTGCACCCTCAGATCTACCAGAAGGAGCAGTGTCCCCTCGGGCATGCAGTGATGAAGGGAACTCTTGGACCCTCGGGTGGCTTTAAGAGACTTACATGGTGGTGTCCTCAGTGCCAGCCTGCAGTGCTGTCAGGGGATGGAGATCCTTCCCCAGTCACCGAGTGA